From one Paenibacillus sp. FSL K6-1330 genomic stretch:
- a CDS encoding hemolysin family protein, with protein MDGIIVLNLFLVAVFIGLTAFFVGAEFAILKVRLSRIDQLIAEGNKRAVTARKVAHELDYYLSACQLGITITALVLGALGEPTVERMLHPLFDRFDVPAAVATVLSYAIALGIITFLHVVIGELAPKTLAIQFAEKMTLLLASPLYWFGKIMYPFIYALNGASRLLLRLFGVKPAGHETVHSEEELKWIVDQSYESGEINQTEMGYLTNIFAFEERTLREIMVPRDRIVTLERGWPLANILEVLGEYDYTRYPVTEAGRAEDFIGFINTKEMLTGIAAGRNCSVNDFIHDMPRFPESSSIKDVLIKMQQIRVHMAVVANESGAAIGLVTMEDILEEIVGDIRDESDRHELQGAQA; from the coding sequence TTGGACGGAATAATCGTGTTAAATTTATTTTTGGTAGCTGTGTTTATAGGACTGACTGCATTTTTCGTGGGCGCCGAATTCGCCATCTTGAAGGTGCGGCTGTCCCGAATCGATCAATTGATCGCAGAGGGGAATAAACGGGCGGTCACGGCCAGGAAGGTAGCCCATGAACTGGATTACTACTTGTCCGCTTGCCAGCTTGGAATCACCATTACGGCCCTCGTGCTCGGCGCGCTGGGCGAACCGACCGTCGAAAGAATGCTGCATCCGCTGTTTGATCGATTCGACGTGCCGGCGGCGGTGGCAACGGTACTCTCTTATGCCATTGCGCTTGGGATCATTACGTTCCTGCACGTCGTCATCGGGGAACTGGCACCTAAAACATTAGCGATCCAATTTGCCGAGAAAATGACGTTACTGCTGGCATCTCCCTTGTATTGGTTCGGGAAGATCATGTATCCGTTTATCTATGCACTGAATGGAGCTTCGCGTCTTCTGCTTCGATTATTCGGCGTAAAGCCGGCAGGGCATGAAACGGTCCATTCCGAAGAGGAATTGAAGTGGATCGTGGATCAGAGTTACGAGAGCGGCGAAATTAACCAAACCGAAATGGGTTATTTGACCAATATATTTGCTTTTGAGGAGCGCACCTTGCGGGAAATCATGGTCCCAAGAGATCGCATCGTAACATTAGAACGAGGGTGGCCCCTTGCCAATATCCTGGAAGTTCTCGGCGAGTACGACTATACCCGTTACCCGGTGACGGAAGCGGGACGCGCAGAGGATTTCATCGGGTTTATCAATACGAAGGAGATGCTGACGGGCATAGCGGCCGGAAGAAACTGCAGCGTGAATGACTTTATTCATGACATGCCGCGTTTTCCGGAATCGTCTTCGATCAAGGACGTCCTGATCAAGATGCAGCAAATCCGCGTTCATATGGCCGTCGTCGCGAACGAATCCGGCGCGGCAATTGGGCTGGTGACGATGGAGGATATCCTGGAGGAAATCGTGGGCGACATTCGGGACGAATCGGATCGTCACGAGCTGCAGGGTGCACAGGCCTA
- a CDS encoding hemolysin family protein — protein MDIITITNLIILAILIALTAFFVASEFAIVKIRMSRIDQLITEGNKKAVVAKKVAGDLDYYLSACQLGITVTALGLGAIGKPAVERFMYPVFDWFDVSASTASIASYAIAFILVTFLHVVVGEMAPKTLAIQFSEKTTLLLAAPLYWFGKLMYPFIWALNGASRVLLRLFGVKPTPHEQAYSEEELRIVMAQSFQGGEINETKLAYMENVFSFDERVAKDIMVPRTDLITLDKGMKHPDIVRILDEHNYTRYPVIEDGSKDRVVGVVNVKKMLPHIVAGRDRKLEEFVLDLPVVLEFTPIQDAMLKMQQEQMHMALVIDEYGGTAGILTLEDILEEIVGEIRDEFDEDEVADIRKIGEREYLINGRVLLEELEKRFGLVFEDNEEMDTIGGWIQYQKGTTAQDGDEIQHGEHVWAVAETDNFQIKHVILRHG, from the coding sequence TTGGACATTATTACCATCACTAATTTAATCATACTTGCCATACTGATTGCGTTGACCGCTTTTTTCGTAGCGTCCGAGTTTGCTATCGTTAAAATCCGCATGTCGCGGATCGATCAATTGATAACGGAAGGAAACAAAAAGGCGGTTGTTGCCAAAAAGGTAGCCGGGGATCTCGATTACTATCTCTCGGCCTGCCAGCTCGGCATTACGGTTACAGCGCTGGGGCTCGGGGCCATCGGCAAGCCGGCCGTTGAACGTTTCATGTACCCGGTATTCGATTGGTTTGACGTATCGGCTTCAACGGCCTCGATTGCCTCTTACGCCATTGCGTTTATTCTCGTGACATTTTTGCATGTCGTGGTGGGGGAGATGGCGCCCAAGACCTTGGCTATTCAATTCTCGGAAAAGACGACGCTGCTCCTTGCAGCCCCGCTGTATTGGTTCGGAAAGTTGATGTATCCGTTCATTTGGGCGTTAAATGGAGCCTCGCGCGTGCTGCTTCGCTTGTTCGGCGTGAAACCTACGCCCCATGAGCAGGCCTACTCGGAAGAGGAACTGCGCATCGTCATGGCGCAGAGTTTTCAGGGTGGCGAGATTAATGAGACCAAGCTGGCTTACATGGAAAACGTGTTTTCGTTTGATGAGCGGGTGGCTAAAGACATTATGGTACCGAGAACGGATCTGATCACACTTGATAAAGGCATGAAACACCCGGACATCGTCCGCATCCTGGATGAGCACAACTATACGCGGTACCCTGTCATCGAGGATGGCAGCAAGGATCGGGTGGTTGGCGTCGTCAACGTCAAAAAGATGCTGCCCCACATCGTGGCCGGACGAGACCGCAAGCTGGAAGAATTCGTTCTGGATCTCCCGGTCGTCCTTGAATTTACGCCGATCCAGGATGCCATGCTGAAGATGCAGCAGGAGCAGATGCATATGGCTTTGGTGATTGATGAATACGGCGGTACGGCGGGGATTCTGACCCTGGAGGATATCTTGGAAGAGATCGTAGGGGAAATTCGCGACGAATTCGATGAAGATGAAGTAGCGGATATCCGCAAGATCGGTGAACGGGAATACCTGATAAACGGACGGGTTCTCTTGGAGGAGCTTGAGAAGCGCTTCGGCTTGGTATTCGAGGATAACGAGGAGATGGATACGATCGGCGGCTGGATACAGTATCAGAAAGGCACGACGGCTCAAGACGGCGATGAGATCCAGCATGGCGAGCATGTATGGGCCGTAGCCGAAACGGATAATTTTCAGATCAAACACGTCATTCTCAGACACGGGTGA